In Manis pentadactyla isolate mManPen7 chromosome 11, mManPen7.hap1, whole genome shotgun sequence, one DNA window encodes the following:
- the MTHFD1 gene encoding C-1-tetrahydrofolate synthase, cytoplasmic, which produces MAPAEVLNGKVVSEQIKERLKNQVAQMKEQVPGFTPGLAVLQVGNRDESNVYINLKLKAAEEIGIKATHIKLPRTATESEVLKYVTSLNEDSTVHGFIVQLPLDSENPVNTEAVVNAIEPEKDVDGLTSISAGKLAKGDLNDCFIPCTSKGCLELIKKTGVQIAGKHAVVVGRSQIVGAPMHALLLWNHATVTICHSKTANLSEEVNKGDILVVAAGQPEIVKGEWIKPGAVVIDCGINYVPDSTKLNGKKVVGDVAYDEAKERAGFITPVPGGVGPMTVVMLMQSTVESAKRFLEKCKPGKWMIDYNELNLKAPVPSDIDISRSCKPKPIGSLAREIGLLSEEVELYGETKAKVLLSTLERLKHQPNGKYVVVTGITPTPLGEGKSTTTIGLVQALGAHLHQNVFACVRQPSQGPTFGIKGGAAGGGYSQVIPMEEFNLHLTGDIHAITAANNLVAAAIDARMFHELTQTDKALFNRLVPSVNGVRKFSDIQLRRLRRLGIEKTDPTTLTDEEINRFARLDIDPETITWQRVLDTNDRFLRKITIGQAPTEKGYTRMTQFDISVASEIMAVLALTTSLEDMRERLSKMVVASSKKGEPISAEDLGVSGALTVLMKDAIKPNLMQTLEGTPVFVHAGPFANIAHGNSSIIADRIALKLVGPEGFVVTEAGFGADIGMEKFFNIKCRYSGLRPHVVVLVATVRALKMHGGGPTVTAGLPLPKAYTEENLELVEKGFSNLKKQIENARLFGVPVVVAMNAFKTDTEAELDLVNCLAKEHGAFEAVTCTHWAEGGKGALALAQAVQRAAQAPSSFKLLYDLKLPVEDKIRIIAQKIYGADDIELLPEAQHKAEVYTKQGFGNLPICMAKTHLSLSHNPEQKGVPTGFVLPIRDIRASVGAGFLYPLVGSMSTMPGLPTRPCFYDIDLDPETEQVNGLF; this is translated from the exons ATTGGAATTAAAGCCACTCACATTAAGTTACCAAGAACAGCCACAGAATCTGAG GTGTTAAAGTATGTTACATCTTTGAATGAAGACAGCACTGTACATGGGTTCATAGTGCAGCTACCCTTAGATTCAGAGAATCCTGTTAACACTGAAGCCGTGGTCAATGCTATTGAACCTGAGAAGGATGTGGATGG ATTGACTAGCATCAGTGCTGGAAAACTTGCTAAAGGTGACCTAAATGACTGTTTCATCCCATGTACATCTAAAGGATGCTTGgaactcatcaaaaagacag GGGTGCAGATTGCTGGGAAGCATGCTGTGGTGGTTGGGCGCAGTCAAATAGTCGGTGCCCCAATGCATGCTTTGCTTTTGTGGAACCATGCCACAGTGACCATCTGTCACTCCAAGACTGCCAATCTAAGCGAGGAG GTAAATAAAGGTGACATTCTGGTGGTGGCAGCTGGTCAGCCTGAAATAGTGAAAGGGGAGTGGATCAAACCCGGAGCAGTAGTCATCGACTGTGGAATCAATTATGTCCCAG ACAGTACAAAACTAAATGGGAAGAAAGTCGTGGGTGATGTGGCATACGACGAGGCCAAAGAGAGGGCGGGCTTCATCACTCCAGTTCCCGGCGGTGTCGGGCCCATGACGGTGGTGATGCTGATGCAG AGCACAGTGGAGAGTGCAAAGCGTTTCCTGGAGAAATGTAAGCCAGGAAAGTGGATGATTGACTATAATGAGCTTAATCTCAAGGCACCTGTcccaag TGACATTGATATATCACGGTCTTGCAAGCCAAAGCCCATTGGTAGCCTGGCTCGAGAAATTGGTCTACTCTCTGAAGAGGTAGAACTGTAtggggaaacaaaagccaaagtcCTGCTGTCGACACTGGAGCGCCTGAAGCACCAGCCTAATGGAAAATATGTGGTGGTAACTGG AATAACTCCAACGCCCCTGGGAGAAGGGAAAAGCACAACCACAATCGGGCTAGTGCAAGCCCTGGGCGCCCACCTGCATCAGAACGTCTTTGCGTGTGTGCGACAGCCTTCTCAGGGCCCTACCTTTGGAATAAAAG GTGGCGCTGCAGGAGGCGGCTACTCACAGGTCATTCCTATGGAAGAG TTTAATCtccacctcactggtgacatccATGCCATCACTGCTGCTAATAACCTTGTTGCTGCAGCCATTGATGCCCGGATGTTCCATGAACTGACCCAGACAGACAAG GCTCTCTTTAATCGTTTGGTACCATCAGTAAATGGAGTGAGAAAGTTCTCTGATATCCAACTCCGAAGGTTACGG AGACTAGGCATTGAAAAGACTGACCCTACCACTCTgacagatgaagagataaacagaTTTGCAAGATTGGATATTGATCCAGAAACCATAACTTGGCAAAGAG TGTTGGATACCAATGATAGGTTCCTGAGGAAGATCACAATTGGACAGGCTCCCACAGAGAAAGGGTACACACGGATG ACCCAGTTTGATATCTCTGTGGCCAGTGAGATCATGGCTGTCCTGGCTCTCACCACTTCTCTGGAAGACATGAGAGAGAGACTGAGCAAAATGGTGGTGGCATCTAGCAAGAAAGGGGAGCCCATCAGTGCTGAAGATCTG GGAGTGAGTGGCGCATTGACAGTGCTCATGAAGGATGCAATCAAGCCCAATCTCATGCAGACATTAGAG GGCACCCCAGTATTTGTTCATGCTGGACCATTTGCCAACATTGCACATGGGAATTCCTCGATCATTGCAGACCGGATTGCTCTCAAGCTTGTTGGCCCTGAAGGGTTTGTAG TGACTGAAGCAGGATTCGGAGCAGACATTGGAATGGAAAAGTTTTTTAACATCAAATGCCGGTATTCGGGTCTCCGTCCTCACGTGGTGGTGCTTGTCGCCACAGTCAGGGCTCTTAAAATGCATGGAGGTGGCCCCACG GTTACTGCCGGACTACCTCTTCCCAAGGCTTACACAGAAGAG AACCTAGAGCTGGTTGAAAAAGGCTTCAGCAACTTGAAGAAACAGATTGAAAATGCCAGACTGTTTGGAGTGCCAGTAGTAGTGGCCATGAATGCATTCAA GACAGACACGGAGGCAGAGCTGGACCTCGTCAACTGTCTTGCCAAAGAACACGGGGCTTTTGAGGCTGTGACGTGCACTCACTGGGCAGAAGGGGGCAAGGGCGCCTTAGCCCTGGCTCAGGCCGTCCAGAGAGCAGCGCAGGCACCCAGCAGCTTCAAGCTCCTTTATGACCTCAAG CTCCCAGTTGAAGATAAAATCAGAATCATTGCCCAGAAGATCTATGGGGCAGATGACATTGAATTGCTCCCGGAGGCCCAGCACAAAGCAGAAGTCTACACAAAGCAG GGCTTCGGGAATCTGCCCATCTGCATGGCCAAAACACACTTGTCCTTGTCTCATAATCCAGAACAGAAAGGCGTGCCCACAGGCTTCGTCCTACCCATCCGCGATATCCGCGCCAGCGTCGGGGCTGGTTTTCTGTACCCCTTGGTAGGATCG ATGAGCACAATGCCTGGACTCCCTACCCGGCCTTGTTTCTATGACATTGATTTGGACCCTGAAACTGAACAAGTGAATGGGCTGTTCTAA